In Streptomyces sp. HUAS ZL42, the DNA window GACCCGGTGGACGAGGCGGGGTTCCGTGACGGGGACGGCGATCGCGTCCGGGGCACCCTGCGCCGCCGAGGTCGGCAGCAGGGTCAGGCCGTGCCCCGCGGCGGCGAGGGCCGTGAGGGTTCGGACGTCCGTGCCGTCGTAGCGGAGGGCCGGGCGGAAGCCGCGGCCGCCGTTCGCGGCGCGCAGCTGGGGCAGGGGGAGGGCCGCGTCGGGGGCGTCCAGCCAGCGGGCGTCGGCCAGGTCGCCGAGGCGCAGGCCGGGGCGGCGGGACAGCGGATGCGTCTTCGGCAGCAGGACACAGACCGGCTCCTCGGCGACGCCGTACGTCGTCAGCGGTGCCACGTCGGGGAGCCGGAGCGGGTCGCTCGGCGCGGCCAGGCCGTCGACAAGGCCCAGGTCCGCCGTGCCGGTGGCGACGGCCGCGGCGATGTCGTCGCGGGCGAGGACGCGCAGGGTCACGCCCGCGGGTGGCAGTGCGGCGAGGACGCGCGGCGCCAGTGCCGTCGGTGCGGCCGCGAGGGTCAGGCCGTGTTCGGGCGCGGCCGCCATCCGGGCCACGTCCGCGCGGGCCGCGTCCAGGCGGAGCAGCAGCGGGCCCGCGTGTTCGAGCAGCCGCTCCCCGGCCGGTGTGGGGGCGACGGGGCGGCGCGTGAGCAGCGGAGCGCCCAGATCCTGTTCGAGGGCCGCGATCTGCTGGGACACGGCGGACTGGGTGTAGCCCAGCTCGCGCGCGGCCTCGGAGAAGGAGGCCAGGCGGGCCACGGTGACGTACGTGTGCAGCAGGTGCGGATCCATGGGGCCACCATCCCATCAGCTCTGCTTATCGAGTATCAAGAAATCATCGTTGGACGTGAACCGGACGCCGCGCCCAGGATGAAAGCCATGACCGACACCGCAGCTCACATCGCCAAGGTCGCCCTCGTCGGCGACCGCTCCCCCAACGTCGTCTCGCACACCCGGGTCCCGCTCCTGCTCGACGCCCTCGCCGCACGCGACCGGCTCGTCCTCGACGCCTACTGGATCCCGTCCGAGGACGCCGGGGCCGAGGACGCGGTGCTCGGCTTCGACGCGGTGTGGGTGGTGCCCGGCAGCCCCTACCGCAGCGAGGCCGGCGTGCTCGCCGCGATCCGCACCGCGCGTGTGGCGGGCATCCCCTTCCTCGGCACCTGCGGAGGCTTCCAGCACGCGCTGCTGGAGTACGCGCGTGACGTGTGCGGGCTGACGGGGGTCGCGCACGCCGAGAACGACCCCGACGCCGACGACTTCCTCATCGAGCCGCTGGCCTGTTCACTGGCGGGCCACGAGGACGTGGTCCGTGTCGAGCCGGATTCGCTCGCCCACTCGGTGATCGGCTCGGAGCGCACGGTCGAGCGCTACTCCTGCCACTACGGCCCCTCCCGCCACCTCGACACCCTGCAGGCCCACGGTCTGCGCTTCTCCGGGCGGGACACGGCCGGACAGGTGCGCATCGCGGAACTGCCGGGCCACCCCTTCTTCCTGGCCACGCTGTTCCAGCCCGAGCTCCACGGCGACGGCTCGCGCCCGCACCCGATCGTCCGGGCGCTGGCGCGAGCCGCGGTCGAGCACGCGACGCGGGAAGCCGGTCAGCCCGTGTGACCCTCCCCGGGGCCGCCGTGCGCCCGTCCCGTTGCCGGTGGTGGCTGTTACGTGCTGCGGCATGACCGATCACGCCCTGCGGCTGCTCCGGCAGAACCCGCATCTGGCCGAACTGGCCGCGTTCCCCTTCGACTTCGACCTGCGTCGCGCGGAGCACGGCGAGGAGGTCCGCCTCGCCTCCGGCGGACCGCTGGAGCCGGTGGCGGGGGACGGCACGGGGGGTTCGGCGCTGCTGCCGCATGGCCAAGCACAAGCGCGTAGTGGCGAGCGTGAATGAGCGCGGGCGCTGCCGACGACGGTGCGCGGACGGCTCCGGAGTCAGGTGAACGGGAGTTTGCGTGTCGAATGTGTGACCTCTGTGGACGGGGCTCGTTGGGTGCGGGGACGGATCGTCGACCTCGGGCCGGGGGTGAGGCGTGGGCGGGCTGCGGAGGGTGGCCGCGCCGTTTGTGGTGCCGGCCCCTGGGGGGGTGGCCATCCGGGCCCGGCTGCGGGTGTCCGAAACGGATGCGGCCGTGCTGGCCGAGGTGGGTGCGTTCCTCGGCACGCCGGCGTCGCAGGATCTGGCGGTGCGCTCCCGGCAGGGGCTGGCGCACGACGCCGCCGCGTGGCCCGCTCGGAAGCGGGAGCTGACCGGGTGTTCGTCGGCGCGGTGGGCGGGCAGCATCACCAAGGCCACGCATGACCAGTGGGCGCTGGCCCGGCGCCACCAACGCGACCCCCCGCACTTCGG includes these proteins:
- a CDS encoding LysR family transcriptional regulator; translation: MDPHLLHTYVTVARLASFSEAARELGYTQSAVSQQIAALEQDLGAPLLTRRPVAPTPAGERLLEHAGPLLLRLDAARADVARMAAAPEHGLTLAAAPTALAPRVLAALPPAGVTLRVLARDDIAAAVATGTADLGLVDGLAAPSDPLRLPDVAPLTTYGVAEEPVCVLLPKTHPLSRRPGLRLGDLADARWLDAPDAALPLPQLRAANGGRGFRPALRYDGTDVRTLTALAAAGHGLTLLPTSAAQGAPDAIAVPVTEPRLVHRVELVQAASLKGAAAELARALGERA